The Mastacembelus armatus chromosome 9, fMasArm1.2, whole genome shotgun sequence genome contains a region encoding:
- the fkbp15b gene encoding FK506-binding protein 15 isoform X2 translates to MFGGDDEDGDFLYPTGGAKLASLFGLDHESSQGNESFQYTAPKQPRKSTNPATTQKSTPPLGAPAVLFATAVQAFRYINGQYVKQGKLGTAVLGNHTTKEYKLLLYLSQQKQVTAAKIHVGFVFTVQPNNYCTFYDNQRQNWSLMFESEKALSNFCKEVCLAKANSAASLDAVVAQDLSLGEGQGVENGDSLEVVYTGWLLQNHTIGQMFDSNQNKDKLLRLKIGAGKVIKGWEEGMLGMKKAGSRLIVIPPHLAYGSKEIPNRIPANSTLIFEAELRRVKFSKDTGSDRASPSFRDSAAPSPAPSPAPSVENLAPDPAVQVITSGPGRPGDPPLRAKSNSLSEQLANPDATKAKLISRMAKMGQPMLPFLTGVASQPESSDSELEDTSGSRAKDQPIAPSPVQTSTVTPVSSHAYAHPHTPSCSALLPAMTTVAPQPGLPGSNHTFQSSVASSQLQPVGQVYPTQTVSYMGSSDVTSFLMTEARQHNTEIRLAVGKVADKVDQLASKVDDLQRQGSLPMGVSSMSMETSMIVHNIQRIVQENECLKKEVFEKSSRIEEQNRKIGELINQSQRYMEQSNLLLEQRNDSLKSSSEQNQARLLQAEQDKVRLTEDLASSTARLSQLQLEVSAHQQKAAELQSKLNSVVQENESHYQRITTLETQLEELKEAADRAQAQYRSEKQRRKEMEQRVNNMEEELQDLKTDKEGLERTLLERKKKWQAEHQHRDEEVEELRKSSQQELDSLRAQLRRARTNTDNTASEQLSQLQAELEEEWKGKCEQMLACAKKQSSRELAELTEQRDALQDKLAQLQEKYTSLEPQGVAVRETLKRRVAELEKKLAQQESSGDTAAEVKRVMNGVFHSLRGEFDLSESYSGQAVLGVIVTTIKNVTLQLLSGTDRSSLRPSEKEKEVEEEEEGESGDEKQRVEKSLESVHVNGEREVKEKETKEHVAKLETHQVSENEQNWEAAAAEEKRITVSDTVTQSQAESLQATDLHPVSVTELKPQETTSAESEVQQEPGEHSTHETSSEQNDTNKSEYSDDGPDVNSLSEDGRETVSERNAIVSTQKDKESVDEGEHVEEMIADSWKSVGPPANPPPPPDPLQNSLGEDKSLFGGIGEENGAEPFFQITTPAKPPTSPSEEEEEDDMSLKGCPPPAPLFGDNEDDDDLDWLN, encoded by the exons ATGTTCGGCGGGGACGATGAAGACGGAGATTTCTTGTATCCGACAGGAGG GGCCAAGTTGGCCTCACTGTTTGGACTGGACCATGAGAGCAGTCAGGGGAATGAGTCATTCCAGTACACAGCACCCAAACAGCCCAGAAAGAGCACCAACCCAG CCACCACCCAGAAATCGACTCCACCACTTGGAGCTCCTGCAGTGTTATTCGCCACAGCAGTCCAAGCCTTCAGATA TATTAATGGACAGTATGTGAAGCAAGGAAAGCTGGGAACAGCAGTACTGGGTAACCACACAACAAAAGAG tacAAGCTGCTTCTGTACTTAAGCCAACAGAAACAAGTGACTGCTGCCAAGATTCATGTGGGctttgttttcaca gtCCAGCCAAACAATTACTGCACTTTTTATGATAACCAGAGGCAGAACTGGTCTCTGATGTTTGAATCGGAGAAAGCTTTATCAAACTTTTGCAAAGAG GTATGTTTGGCAAAAGCTAACAGTGCAGCGTCTTTAGATGCTGTGGTGGCTCAGGATCTGAGTCTTGGGGAGGGCCAGGGGGTGGAGAATGGAGACTCTCTGGAGGTGGTGTACACAGGCTGGCTCCTACAGAACCATACCATTGGCCAG ATGTTTGACTCCAACCAGAACAAAGACAAGTTGCTACGACTGAAAATTGGAGCTGGAAAAGTGATCAAA GGCTGGGAGGAGGGGATGCTTGGAATGAAAAAGGCAGGCAGTCGGCTTATTGTCATCCCACCCCACCTAGCTTATGGATCCAAAGAAATCCCCAACCGCATTCCAGCTAACAGCACTCTTATTTTTGAAGCAGAGCTTCGACGG GTGAAGTTTTCAAAGGACACTGGCTCTGATCGGGCCAGTCCTAGCTTCAGAGACTCTGCAGCTCCCTCTCCTGCTCCTTCCCCAGCCCCAAGTGTGGAGAATTTGGCCCCAGATCCTGCAGTCCAGGTGATCACCTCAGGCCCAGGAAGACCAGG ggaCCCACCACTTCGTGCAAAGTCAAACTCTCTCAGTGAACAGCTGGCA AATCCAGATGCCACTAAAGCCAAGCTGATCTCTCGCATGGCAAAGATGGGCCAGCCCATGTTGCCCTTTCTGACAGGAGTGGCCAGCCAGCCTGAATCCAGTGACTCTGAGCTTGAG GACACCAGTGGCAGCAGAGCAAAGGATCAACCTATAGCTCCATCTCCAGTACAGACTTCGACTGTTACGCCAGTTTCATCACACG CATATGCTCATCCTCACACCCCTTCATGTTCTGCCTTACTTCCTGCTATGACTACTGTTGCCCCACAGCCTGGACTGCCAGGCAGCAACCATACCTTTCAG AGCTCTGTGGCTTCATCTCAGCTGCAGCCTGTTGGCCAGGTCTACCCTACACAAACTGTATCTTACATGG GCTCCAGTGATGTGACTTCCTTCCTGATGACTGAGGCCCGACAGCACAACACAGAGATCCGGTTAGCTGTTGGAAAAGTAGCAGATAAAGTGGATCAATTGGCCTCAAAG GTAGATGACCTTCAAAGGCAAGGAAGCCTGCCTATGGGTGTGTCCAGTATGTCAATGGAAACCTCCATGATTGTGCACAACATCCAAAGAATTGTCCAG gaaaatgaatgtttaaaaaaggAAGTCTTTGAGAAAAGCTCTCGAATTGAGGAACAGAATCGTAAGATTGGGGAGCTCATCAATCAGAGTCAGAG GTATATGGAGCAGAGTAACCTGCTGCTCGAACAGAGGAATGACTCCCTCAAGTCATCCAGTGAGCAGAACCAGGCCAGGCTACTGCAGGCTGAGCAGGACAAG GTTCGTCTGACAGAGGACCTGGCTTCCTCCACAGCCCGATTGTCTCAGTTGCAGCTAGAAGTTTCAGCTCACCAGCAGAAAGCTGCGGAGCTGCAGAGTAAACTGAACTCAGTGGTGCAGGAAAATGAGAGCCACTACCAGCGTATCACCACCCTGGAAACCCAGCTGGAAG AGCTAAAGGAGGCAGCAGACAGGGCCCAGGCCCAGTACCGCTCCGAGAAGCAAAGACGCAAAGAGATGGAGCAGAGGGTCAACAACATGGAGGAGGAACTGCAGGACCTGAAGACCGATAAAGAGGGCCTAGAACGA ACACTtttggaaagaaagaagaagtgGCAGGCTGAGCATCAGCATAGGGATGAGGAGGTTGAGGAGCTCCGCAAGAGCAGCCAGCAGGAGCTGGACAGTCTCCGAGCTCAACTTCGTAGGGCCAGGACCAACACTGACAATACTGCATCTGAACAG TTGTCTCAGCtgcaggcagagctggaggaggagtggAAGGGGAAGTGTGAGCAGATGTTGGCCTGTGCTAAAAAGCAGAGCAGTCGAGAGCTTGCTGAACTAACAGAACAGAGAGATGCACTGCAGGACAAGCTAGCACAGCTACAGGAAAAG TACACATCCTTGGAGCCGCAAGGAGTAGCTGTAAGGGAGACGCTGAAAAGGAGAGTTGCTGAACTGGAGAAGAAACTTGCACAGCAGGAGAGTTCaggagacactgcagcagag gtgAAGCGTGTAATGAATGGAGTGTTTCATTCTCTGCGAGGGGAGTTTGACCTCAGTGAATCTTACAGTGGCCAGGCTGTGCTGGGGGTCATTGTCACTACTATTAAG AATgtaactctgcagctgctcagtggAACAGACAGATCTTCACTGAGACCAAgtgagaaggagaaggaggtagaggaagaggaagaaggagaaagTGGTGATGAGAAACAAAGGGTGGAGAAATCTCTTGAGAGTGTACATGtgaatggagagagagaagtcaaagagaaagaaacaaaggaacATGTGGCTAAATTGGAGACTCACCAAGTGAGTGAGAACGAGCAGAATtgggaagcagcagcagcagaggagaaaagaatAACTGTGTcagacacagtgacacagagcCAGGCAGAGTCATTACAGGCCACTGATCTCCATCCAGTTTCAGTGACTGAACTGAAACCGCAGGAGACAACATCAGCAGAGTCTGAAGTGCAGCAGGAGCCAGGAGAACACTCTACTCATGAAACCTCTTCAGAGCAAAACGACACCAATAAGTCTGAATATTCAGATGATGGACCTGATGTGAACTCATTGTCTGAGGATGGACGGGAAACTGTGTCGGAAAGAAATGCTATAGTCAGTACGCAGAAGGATAAGGAGAGTGTGGATGAAGGAGAGCATGTAGAAGAAATGATTGCAGATTCTTGGAAATCTGTTGGACCCCCAGCCAACCCACCACCCCCTCCAGATCCACTGCAGAACAGCTTGGGAGAAGACAAAAG TCTGTTTGGGGGAATTGGTGAGGAAAATGGAGCAGAACCATTTTTCCAAATCACAACTCCTGCCAAACCCCCCACATCAcccagtgaggaggaggaggaagatgacaTG AGCTTGAAAGGCTGTCCACCTCCTGCCCCTCTGTTTGGGGataatgaagatgatgatgaccTGGACTGGCTGAATTGA
- the fkbp15b gene encoding FK506-binding protein 15 isoform X1, whose amino-acid sequence MFGGDDEDGDFLYPTGGAKLASLFGLDHESSQGNESFQYTAPKQPRKSTNPATTQKSTPPLGAPAVLFATAVQAFRYINGQYVKQGKLGTAVLGNHTTKEYKLLLYLSQQKQVTAAKIHVGFVFTVQPNNYCTFYDNQRQNWSLMFESEKALSNFCKEVCLAKANSAASLDAVVAQDLSLGEGQGVENGDSLEVVYTGWLLQNHTIGQMFDSNQNKDKLLRLKIGAGKVIKGWEEGMLGMKKAGSRLIVIPPHLAYGSKEIPNRIPANSTLIFEAELRRVKFSKDTGSDRASPSFRDSAAPSPAPSPAPSVENLAPDPAVQVITSGPGRPGDPPLRAKSNSLSEQLANPDATKAKLISRMAKMGQPMLPFLTGVASQPESSDSELEDTSGSRAKDQPIAPSPVQTSTVTPVSSHAYAHPHTPSCSALLPAMTTVAPQPGLPGSNHTFQPYSCSQSSVASSQLQPVGQVYPTQTVSYMGSSDVTSFLMTEARQHNTEIRLAVGKVADKVDQLASKVDDLQRQGSLPMGVSSMSMETSMIVHNIQRIVQENECLKKEVFEKSSRIEEQNRKIGELINQSQRYMEQSNLLLEQRNDSLKSSSEQNQARLLQAEQDKVRLTEDLASSTARLSQLQLEVSAHQQKAAELQSKLNSVVQENESHYQRITTLETQLEELKEAADRAQAQYRSEKQRRKEMEQRVNNMEEELQDLKTDKEGLERTLLERKKKWQAEHQHRDEEVEELRKSSQQELDSLRAQLRRARTNTDNTASEQLSQLQAELEEEWKGKCEQMLACAKKQSSRELAELTEQRDALQDKLAQLQEKYTSLEPQGVAVRETLKRRVAELEKKLAQQESSGDTAAEVKRVMNGVFHSLRGEFDLSESYSGQAVLGVIVTTIKNVTLQLLSGTDRSSLRPSEKEKEVEEEEEGESGDEKQRVEKSLESVHVNGEREVKEKETKEHVAKLETHQVSENEQNWEAAAAEEKRITVSDTVTQSQAESLQATDLHPVSVTELKPQETTSAESEVQQEPGEHSTHETSSEQNDTNKSEYSDDGPDVNSLSEDGRETVSERNAIVSTQKDKESVDEGEHVEEMIADSWKSVGPPANPPPPPDPLQNSLGEDKSLFGGIGEENGAEPFFQITTPAKPPTSPSEEEEEDDMSLKGCPPPAPLFGDNEDDDDLDWLN is encoded by the exons ATGTTCGGCGGGGACGATGAAGACGGAGATTTCTTGTATCCGACAGGAGG GGCCAAGTTGGCCTCACTGTTTGGACTGGACCATGAGAGCAGTCAGGGGAATGAGTCATTCCAGTACACAGCACCCAAACAGCCCAGAAAGAGCACCAACCCAG CCACCACCCAGAAATCGACTCCACCACTTGGAGCTCCTGCAGTGTTATTCGCCACAGCAGTCCAAGCCTTCAGATA TATTAATGGACAGTATGTGAAGCAAGGAAAGCTGGGAACAGCAGTACTGGGTAACCACACAACAAAAGAG tacAAGCTGCTTCTGTACTTAAGCCAACAGAAACAAGTGACTGCTGCCAAGATTCATGTGGGctttgttttcaca gtCCAGCCAAACAATTACTGCACTTTTTATGATAACCAGAGGCAGAACTGGTCTCTGATGTTTGAATCGGAGAAAGCTTTATCAAACTTTTGCAAAGAG GTATGTTTGGCAAAAGCTAACAGTGCAGCGTCTTTAGATGCTGTGGTGGCTCAGGATCTGAGTCTTGGGGAGGGCCAGGGGGTGGAGAATGGAGACTCTCTGGAGGTGGTGTACACAGGCTGGCTCCTACAGAACCATACCATTGGCCAG ATGTTTGACTCCAACCAGAACAAAGACAAGTTGCTACGACTGAAAATTGGAGCTGGAAAAGTGATCAAA GGCTGGGAGGAGGGGATGCTTGGAATGAAAAAGGCAGGCAGTCGGCTTATTGTCATCCCACCCCACCTAGCTTATGGATCCAAAGAAATCCCCAACCGCATTCCAGCTAACAGCACTCTTATTTTTGAAGCAGAGCTTCGACGG GTGAAGTTTTCAAAGGACACTGGCTCTGATCGGGCCAGTCCTAGCTTCAGAGACTCTGCAGCTCCCTCTCCTGCTCCTTCCCCAGCCCCAAGTGTGGAGAATTTGGCCCCAGATCCTGCAGTCCAGGTGATCACCTCAGGCCCAGGAAGACCAGG ggaCCCACCACTTCGTGCAAAGTCAAACTCTCTCAGTGAACAGCTGGCA AATCCAGATGCCACTAAAGCCAAGCTGATCTCTCGCATGGCAAAGATGGGCCAGCCCATGTTGCCCTTTCTGACAGGAGTGGCCAGCCAGCCTGAATCCAGTGACTCTGAGCTTGAG GACACCAGTGGCAGCAGAGCAAAGGATCAACCTATAGCTCCATCTCCAGTACAGACTTCGACTGTTACGCCAGTTTCATCACACG CATATGCTCATCCTCACACCCCTTCATGTTCTGCCTTACTTCCTGCTATGACTACTGTTGCCCCACAGCCTGGACTGCCAGGCAGCAACCATACCTTTCAG CCTTACTCCTGCTCACAGAGCTCTGTGGCTTCATCTCAGCTGCAGCCTGTTGGCCAGGTCTACCCTACACAAACTGTATCTTACATGG GCTCCAGTGATGTGACTTCCTTCCTGATGACTGAGGCCCGACAGCACAACACAGAGATCCGGTTAGCTGTTGGAAAAGTAGCAGATAAAGTGGATCAATTGGCCTCAAAG GTAGATGACCTTCAAAGGCAAGGAAGCCTGCCTATGGGTGTGTCCAGTATGTCAATGGAAACCTCCATGATTGTGCACAACATCCAAAGAATTGTCCAG gaaaatgaatgtttaaaaaaggAAGTCTTTGAGAAAAGCTCTCGAATTGAGGAACAGAATCGTAAGATTGGGGAGCTCATCAATCAGAGTCAGAG GTATATGGAGCAGAGTAACCTGCTGCTCGAACAGAGGAATGACTCCCTCAAGTCATCCAGTGAGCAGAACCAGGCCAGGCTACTGCAGGCTGAGCAGGACAAG GTTCGTCTGACAGAGGACCTGGCTTCCTCCACAGCCCGATTGTCTCAGTTGCAGCTAGAAGTTTCAGCTCACCAGCAGAAAGCTGCGGAGCTGCAGAGTAAACTGAACTCAGTGGTGCAGGAAAATGAGAGCCACTACCAGCGTATCACCACCCTGGAAACCCAGCTGGAAG AGCTAAAGGAGGCAGCAGACAGGGCCCAGGCCCAGTACCGCTCCGAGAAGCAAAGACGCAAAGAGATGGAGCAGAGGGTCAACAACATGGAGGAGGAACTGCAGGACCTGAAGACCGATAAAGAGGGCCTAGAACGA ACACTtttggaaagaaagaagaagtgGCAGGCTGAGCATCAGCATAGGGATGAGGAGGTTGAGGAGCTCCGCAAGAGCAGCCAGCAGGAGCTGGACAGTCTCCGAGCTCAACTTCGTAGGGCCAGGACCAACACTGACAATACTGCATCTGAACAG TTGTCTCAGCtgcaggcagagctggaggaggagtggAAGGGGAAGTGTGAGCAGATGTTGGCCTGTGCTAAAAAGCAGAGCAGTCGAGAGCTTGCTGAACTAACAGAACAGAGAGATGCACTGCAGGACAAGCTAGCACAGCTACAGGAAAAG TACACATCCTTGGAGCCGCAAGGAGTAGCTGTAAGGGAGACGCTGAAAAGGAGAGTTGCTGAACTGGAGAAGAAACTTGCACAGCAGGAGAGTTCaggagacactgcagcagag gtgAAGCGTGTAATGAATGGAGTGTTTCATTCTCTGCGAGGGGAGTTTGACCTCAGTGAATCTTACAGTGGCCAGGCTGTGCTGGGGGTCATTGTCACTACTATTAAG AATgtaactctgcagctgctcagtggAACAGACAGATCTTCACTGAGACCAAgtgagaaggagaaggaggtagaggaagaggaagaaggagaaagTGGTGATGAGAAACAAAGGGTGGAGAAATCTCTTGAGAGTGTACATGtgaatggagagagagaagtcaaagagaaagaaacaaaggaacATGTGGCTAAATTGGAGACTCACCAAGTGAGTGAGAACGAGCAGAATtgggaagcagcagcagcagaggagaaaagaatAACTGTGTcagacacagtgacacagagcCAGGCAGAGTCATTACAGGCCACTGATCTCCATCCAGTTTCAGTGACTGAACTGAAACCGCAGGAGACAACATCAGCAGAGTCTGAAGTGCAGCAGGAGCCAGGAGAACACTCTACTCATGAAACCTCTTCAGAGCAAAACGACACCAATAAGTCTGAATATTCAGATGATGGACCTGATGTGAACTCATTGTCTGAGGATGGACGGGAAACTGTGTCGGAAAGAAATGCTATAGTCAGTACGCAGAAGGATAAGGAGAGTGTGGATGAAGGAGAGCATGTAGAAGAAATGATTGCAGATTCTTGGAAATCTGTTGGACCCCCAGCCAACCCACCACCCCCTCCAGATCCACTGCAGAACAGCTTGGGAGAAGACAAAAG TCTGTTTGGGGGAATTGGTGAGGAAAATGGAGCAGAACCATTTTTCCAAATCACAACTCCTGCCAAACCCCCCACATCAcccagtgaggaggaggaggaagatgacaTG AGCTTGAAAGGCTGTCCACCTCCTGCCCCTCTGTTTGGGGataatgaagatgatgatgaccTGGACTGGCTGAATTGA